gtctaggtgttaagtattTAGTCTGTACGACCTTTGGTCGAGGATGGTGTTCTTGtcttttattctaccaaatattgtgaaaatccaaaagatgatatatgtgtttcatactaatttttcgtacaaaaatattactatcgtcaaacaaaagtggacaaagatggacaaatgaaataccatggatttcaTGGGCCTACATGTATACTTTTAGATTACGATTGAAatgtttgctaatatttgctactagctgcagtagaatgctcagaaaaatttcactttttcatgaaaaaacgcttataatatgcttgaaaatgaagctatcaaccatattatgtaaccaaaagatgcgccatccaaagaccgtgaagcgatgcaaagacagtttttgaaaatattctggattgatgaaagtggaagctaaaaactattttttcgggaccaccctatctaaatttagcaattttgtcataaaacatcacctatatgagataaaataaaggTTCATTAATCAAAAAtacttagaattaaattctctacaactttgtagaactatatgaactcctaactcaaaagggtaaaaaaatacatttccaaaaaaattcaccgatgggccaccctaatgacaacctACACCAgaaatagatctcttcttgtagatcatttcttctgaagacgtcaaaactctaacactgatagttttcgagttatcgatttatgtcgtgaaatttgacgaatccgaccattgtgctgTGCCGTGATCTTttatggtattctgctgtacaaaatccacacagaatctatttttagatatccattattcgttattgttgtcgttgccagttcatcttcttgtgagtccattgtgtccgtttgtccatgtcgtgttccaatttcgagaaaaacaagttgtcagtcgtcatcagtcAGCCGTGATGGTAAGGCGCGTAttccaaaacgccaccgtatgggctgcggatccggcgactgacgaaggtttggtggaggggctgggaatcgaacccatgaccattcgcttataaggcgaacgtgtagccaactatgcTACGGGACCctaaaaaaactagcttattcaacttaaattgtttgttgggtagtaaGACGCCTGGGGAGTTTTATCCATCCGAAAAAATCCAATGAgaacatttaaatttttgttaccTCTTCTTGAAAAGTCAAGATTTTGCCTTTCTGGAATCTCTTATTGATTTTCTGGAAATAACAGAAAAATCGCCCAAATCACCATTCAAAGCTACAGaaagaaatgttttcaaaatatctggATCGATTCAGACATATGGTACGTAGTATTTGGCTCTCACTTTTCCGAAAGGATTTTTTTgataattctttcagaaaggCCATGCATCTTTAAGAACTATGAACACGCTAGGTTTAATTAAATATATTCGCAAAGCTctgtaaaaacttaaaaatatttaaagattaAATACTTGCTGAGAAAACCAATtttaaatcaggattttttagaaatatgtcGATAAGCTAAGCACCCTGTGTTATTTGAACAATGTGTCCAACATTTTATGCTGTGTCAATATTAAGACCATAAAGACAGTTCAGTATACCACTAGAACTTTctttatccaatcaaaattttagaaattgtatttgttttcttagtctgttgcttctattatttattcaatcagcattGCACCAACATGGTAAAACTGTTCCTACTCCAATTGTAATGATATCTGGCGCTGGAGAATCAAGGGAGCGTACTATTTTTCGTGTTTAACATTCCTATCGTAATGTATAACAATTGTTCGAAGatcgaaaatttgttaaaatagatTCAATGTTTCGTAGAGAGCGATAAGTTAATGAACAGAACTCATTCCTGGCAGTTACGCCTATATATCATCAGAAAGCTAGATAAGCACAATATTCATGCAAAGTggcaaaaattctagggggggctaatttagttctaggtggggctatagccccccctagcccccctgtagttacgccaatgtttttgacataatatggtgcagaactttataaagctgctcactgccatgtttgagaagttcagccgggagctggtccttgcccgcagccttattgtttttcagctctttaatagcttcTTTAGCCTCATCCAGTGTAGGcggctccacagcttgtccaatGTCGCTAATATTCTGTTCACGGATGCactgtcacttccactattcaacaacgtctcgaagtgttgctaccacctggcagccatttcggttttatctgtcagaaaattcccttcttggtcgttgccCATGACGAAAGGTGACGCTGtgtttctccgcacgccattgacagtgccattaaacctccgcatatcattttgctcaattttttcctgcgcctcactaatcacttgttcttcatactctttttttcctgcggtgggttcgtttttcggctacGCTTGCTTCTTTGTACCGatatctattcgatcgggtacccgacaacaacatccggcttctggcaacatTCTGTTGGTCGctaccaacatccggcttctggcaaccacgcacagtgggaccaattccaaaaaagacggtcaaaaatgttagaagtgaataaaatggtctagcaggccacatattatgatatttcattgaatggatGGTTCATCTTCTCGGCATCACCGACCCGGAAGCTAGAGATCCACTACCGGAACGAGAGGTGGGTCACCAGTCGTTGCAAGCACGCTAACGTTCtcaaagacaacgtgcttgcaccaagtggtgcctcatcaaatatcaatggctggcgccgccagtgtagagttctatttctatgagcACTTTCACAGATATTAACTGCTACCTTTAATTACCAATTTCTGCCACCTCACTGCAGTGCTAACGTAAAAttgtattccattattagaaattgtaaacatatgGAATGGATTTTGTATCGTCACACAAAGTAAAGCTGTAGCTGTAGAGGCGCAAATCGTTTCTTGATATTACggttcatgtgaaaaactcatgatcttTTTACAGAGTAAGTATGGAAAATCAGATGTAGGGGTCAAACAAGATACTCTCCCTGCATTGCGACTAAAAAAGACATGACTTGATAGTTTGTCCTACTttctttaacaatattttcaagtGCCTGTAATGAGTGCGCAAGTGATCCCGTGGAATTTTCTTAATTAAAGTATGCATGAGACAAGAACAAATGGTActagggggccgtacacatattacgcatGCCCTTATGGGGGAGGGGAACTGTCGTTTTacccataaataaaaaatcatttgtatgtgagaaatcttacatgaagggagggatgttgaaaaacccaaaaataatgcttacgtaataagtgtacaacccctagacaattttcaTCTGATGTCGCATCATTGTATTGGGGCAAATGAGAGgtagaaggagaagagaaaacatattgtgcgttgctttttatcaaaattgattggcaagaccgaaacgatcactgtcagtaaaaccaaaataactttgcgggcggagggtggcggaacctaatttctgcaggattggattcctggcaaaaaaatgaaactacagtgtgaatttcattgatgggtaccgatgggtacctttttgaatttcacaatgaatacagcaagaagataatacaataataattttatacataataaagaccgagtactttctgcgcgatcaaaaatagtttacgaacgtatatgcgtggctttattagtttttggactacactttgtaatggtgccaaatataataggtttggatgatgtatacgttgtggccaacataatgaagcagtaagataaatgttacaagatttaacagaacttaaaatcgacaacatgctcaacttgtattgactgtaaaggtatgatccacccgaataaaatgactcaaaactatgtttacttcatcgtcaagtattctactaacaacccatgactcaagttttcaatttggatcattttgaaaaaatggtttttggccgtctttttgaagattggtccttctgtgcCACGTGTCGCACAGATCTTGGATCGTTCACATCGCgtaaatcggaagactgcggtgggccggtcACGTAACCAGAacgtcggacaataacccgatGAATCGATAgagatccgacgggcacaagaaggcgagatgcgcaGCGAGCGAGCTggttcgatcaggtggaagacgatttgcagaCTTTTTACAGACTGCATGACTGGCGACGTATAGCCACGGACCGAGTTGAATGGGGAAAACTTCATGTACTACACAGTctgagtaaataaataaataatgacaaTAATAATCGAGTCCATGATTGTGGTTTTTCAGCTCAGAATGGCTTTAGAATAGGCAAATGAAGCGTGCCATACAAGTTAACTGCCATACTATTGCTAACTCTAGTATGGCTTCATGTCACATCGCCCCATCGCTCATTACGACATGCAAACGCTGCAAACTGCAAATATTTAAATCAGATACCTACGCACAGGTAcataattttctaaagaatgAGCGATATTGCCACGTGTTAATATGACAATAACAGTACCGAAATATTGATATGAACAGTAACTGTGCGTCTCTAGATTTAATTATTATTGCGTTGCGGGCTATGAGTGATTCATTGATTCAGACGCGTAATTTACGTACAAGTTGATTCGCGGAAAGGCAATGATGCTGCCCATCAGAAAGTACAAAGGGAACCGAATGGAGCATCAAATGAATCCATTGTTGAGCTGTCGGACTGCAATGGTTcagaaataataatgaaaagcgTTTCACTGTGATAGcgatatatgtatgtatgtatcatTATTACCGTGAGCGACAGTCCGCAAAGTATAATTAAACTTATTGACCGTGACCTGTGAGAGGGCCACGACGAAATGTCATTATTTCATTTAGATCAATCTGATGGGGATCTGGATGTCTTCTGCAAGCGTTAGAACGCAAAAACCGAGTTGCGTGCAGTGAAAGTCTGAGCGATGGTGTAATTGCTATTATTTTATCTCACGACCACGAGAAAGTACTTTCATAGTGATAGCGACGGATTTTCTCTTTACGGCACGTGAAgttcttgcgaatgctgaggaaggggaaggactTGAAAAAGATgaagagaactctacgaccccTCATGCCACGGGAGggtttggaattgttagtgtggaaggttataacagtaggaatcgtttttgcagaacgtgaaacacagaaaaaactaagatagaaatataaAGTACGGGACgaacctggaattgaacccgcgaccttctgcttataagacaagaatataaaaaatttaataataggACAGGAATTATAAATACACTCAACCCACTTTTTTATACCTCGCCTCGTTTCACGTTCCTTTTTTTGCGGCACGTGACTTAAAAAGAATTTAATATTGTCATCCAATAGTAAACCCATGAGAATGCTTTCTAAGATACGCATAGAACTAGATACCAGTTTTGGATCATCATGAATATTTGCCTTCAACAAGTGTGGTCTACACACGTAACGAAGACCCTTAGATCTGATATCTATTTTAGAAACTGGGTTATGTCCTATTTAATCCATtcaaccaaattggatatgccTTCAATAACTCTTCAGTTCCAGGTTATCCAAGAATCCCGTGAAATATAGGGTGGTGGTATAGGTGGAGTATAGCGTAACCATAGGGTTGCTAATTCTTTTTAACAATAATGGTTCATGTCCTATGTGATCAATGAACGCCTTCAATAACTGTTCCTTTtaaggtcatccaagaatttcctacCTTAAGATCTACTTATAACCAAAAGGCAGTtagctttttttcaaaaatgtttcttTCCAGTTCATCCAGGGATGccctggagtataggccttgaggtctacacgcgtaattaaAGAGTtgatatctttttttttaatggttCATGCCTTATTCGATGCAGGAAACCACATTGGATTCGTCTTCAATAACTGCCGTTTCATGGCGTCTAAGAATTCTCTGAagtataggccttaagatctacacgtaaccaaagggctgttatctcCTTTTAAAAATGATCCATCTCCTATTGGATCTATGTAGtaaaccaaattggatacgcTTTCAATAACCGTTTCCTTTCAGGTTATCCAAAAAATCCCCGGGTTACAAGCCTTAATATTCATATCCATTTCCTTCTCCCCCAGATGAAGAGGTCTCGGAACTAAAAGCAGTTGTGCATGGAATCATCATGGGGATGGAGGTCCCCTTCAAGCTACCGAACGACGATGGCTGCAAGGACAGTGGTTTGGAATGCCCTCTGCCCGCTGATGTTGAACACAAATACACCACCACGTTGCCCGTTTTGAAGCAATACCCGAAGGTTGGTTCATTCTGGAAGCGAAACCAATGATCTACCTATATGACTTTTCTCGTATTATAGGTGGCCGTTGAAGTGAAATGGGAGCTGAAAGCGGGAGATAAGGACGTAATTTGTGTCAAAATTCCAGCCAAAATTCAGTAACCCATATGCAGGACGGCGTTTTCAAATAAGGAATCTCTATGTGAACAGACAATCAGCTGTCAATGCAACAGTGGGAAGAAGCAACAAACCTTGGCGTGGACGATTGCGGAGAAACCGTGGTGAATTGAATCAGATTAGGAATGGTCAATTTATGCTGTCCTGACCCACCTTTCTCACCGTATAATCGACGGTTTCCTTTCCtactccaaatccaattccatttATATTCATCCATTCATTCGTCATCTTCCTCATCATTGTCCCGATCGTTGTCGTACTCTGGATAAAGTAACTTAAACTTGTGATATTCCGCCTCTCTGCCTTCGTTCTCGTCAATCATTCCCAATTGTCGCATTTGTAGTAAGCCAAGTTGTGAGCTCAACCAATCAACAACAAATAAAAAGCAGAAATTCCCTCCATGACCGGCCCACCCGAGTCTTATTCCTTATTGTTCCGAACGGTCCGGCAAACGTTTGTCAACATACAACTTTTTCTTAATTCAAAATTTCCGGTTCGAACGTGCACGCGGTTAATTGAAATCTAATTGTGGGAATTTGTGTCAAACAGATGAACAACGGAAGTTGCCGGCTGACTGTCGTTGTCGGCATATGGCACAGATGAATGTTAAACCGTATTAAGTGGATAGACTAGATACAAAGCAACCGGTCAGCAGCGTCGTCGTCGAGAAGCGATTCTTTGTTACAAGCACATGTGCACAATCTAAGGTTATTGGATTGAATTATGTCTAATCTAATTTGAAAGACGAGTGTTTTTTGTTAGCTGAGTCACAGCTGTATACTTATCATGATTTTATTCAAGCTGCAACAGGTAAGTATTTTGATTGAGATGCAAAGTTGGTTGCTGTtgattttataacgatcggtaaATTTATTCAAAGGCATGACAAAAATACACACGCAACACAAAAATGATTATTATTTATGATATTTATGATTATAAAGCCGGGATACAGTACATACAAGTCGTCTCCATCCAGCTTGGTAAAAGATATTTTGGTTACAAGATAAGAATTGTCCCTGTCCGGGACATCTTTTGCTGACGAGGATaggggtgctaaatgtcaatgaaggaaaaatacatacgatttgacagttctgtACTACACATGTTTtagacagcagaacaaagggaaccgaagtgacaatctttatcttgtaactaaaatatcttttagcttggtccatggctgcacgtcgccatcCACGCAATCTATAGATACGGAAGGCCCGCAAATCGTCTACTCGGGAGAACACGCATACTTGCCGATGTACTCAAGGACCGTAGATTTGGCATCGTTATGCTGCAGGAGGTtcgttggaagggatcaatggtgcgaacgtttagaggtaatcataccatctaccagagctgcggcaacacacacgagctgagaacagctttcataatgatgggcaacatgcaaaggcgcgtgatcgggtggtagcCGATCAa
The nucleotide sequence above comes from Armigeres subalbatus isolate Guangzhou_Male chromosome 3, GZ_Asu_2, whole genome shotgun sequence. Encoded proteins:
- the LOC134226493 gene encoding NPC intracellular cholesterol transporter 2 homolog a-like, with amino-acid sequence MYKSLSVSTVGPLLVLAICSLGVEGVHFENCGDENTIGNYSLVEVSRCNLAESACVLKRNTNATISITFTSDEEVSELKAVVHGIIMGMEVPFKLPNDDGCKDSGLECPLPADVEHKYTTTLPVLKQYPKVAVEVKWELKAGDKDVICVKIPAKIQ